A genomic segment from Melanotaenia boesemani isolate fMelBoe1 chromosome 9, fMelBoe1.pri, whole genome shotgun sequence encodes:
- the prss16 gene encoding thymus-specific serine protease, translating into MACRTHGLAVSKVVLFFLSSVFAAAEGHYRVPFRGLMRFNPVHDTTQRAVFEELWFTQKLDHFNGADSREWKQRYFVNEAFYKPGGPVFLMIGGEGPANPAWMQYGTWLTYAEKLGALCLMLEHRFYGKSHPTADLSTDNLRFLSSRQALADLAHFRTVIGQTRGLTNRKWVAFGGSYPGSLAAWFRLKYPHLVHGSVATSAPVYATVNFPEYLEVVWRSLASENAECPLLVKKASDTLAERLKDPKTYDNITKDFNLCSKLQIHTEMDSAYFLETLAGSFMDVVQYNQDNRAFEGVLGTNITIKVLCSIMGDESLGDPYARYVLVAHLMMDTFSVKCLDASFSNYVRDMTNTSWDGPAAGGGRQWVYQTCSEFGFYQSTDSPNQPFIGFPLVYHVKQCADFYNISTEQVAEAVAQTNEYYGGYEIRSSRIVFPNGSIDPWHALGITRDITADLPAVFIKGTAHCANMYPARSEDLPQLSLARDHIFVLLQQWLKQ; encoded by the exons ATGGCTTGTCGAACGCATGGGCTTGCTGTGAGTAAAGTGGTcttattttttctgtcctctgtgttTGCAGCGGCAGAGGGCCACTACAGGGTCCCCTTTAGGGGCCTTATGAGGTTTAATCCAGTTCATGACACCACGCAGAGAGCTGTGTTTGAGGAGCTGTGGTTCACCCAGAAGCTGGATCACTTCAATGGTGCAGACAGCAGAGAGTGGAAGCAG AGATACTTTGTGAATGAAGCCTTCTATAAGCCTGGAGGTCCAGTGTTTCTGATGATAGGTGGTGAGGGCCCAGCAAATCCAGCATGGATGCAATACGGCACCTGGCTTACCTATGCTGAGAAGCTGGGAGCACTTTGTTTGATGCTGGAACACCGTTTCTATGGGAAGAGTCACCCCACAGC GGACCTCAGCACCGACAACCTACGTTTCCTCAGCAGCCGGCAGGCACTGGCTGACCTGGCACACTTCCGCACTGTGATAGGACAGACCCGAGGACTAACTAACAGGAAGTGGGTGGCGTTTGGCGGGTCATACCCAGGGTCTCTGGCTGCTTGGTTCAGACTGAAGTACCCTCACCTGGTGCATGGCTCTGTGGCCACTAGTGCACCTGTGTATGCTACAGTCAACTTCCCAG AGTATTTGGAGGTTGTGTGGCGTTCGCTGGCCTCAGAGAATGCAGAGTGCCCCTTGCTGGTGAAAAAGGCTTCAGATACCCTTGCTGAACGCCTCAAAGACCCTAAAACCTATGACAACATCACCAAAGACTTCAA TTTATGCTCCAAACTGCAAATCCACACAGAGATGGACTCTGCATACTTCCTGGAAACGCTGGCTGGCAGCTTTATGGATGTGGTCCAGTACAATCAAGACAACAGAGCATTTGAG GGTGTGTTGGGAACCAACATCACCATTAAGGTGTTGTGCAGTATAATGGGGGACGAGTCGCTGGGTGATCCTTACGCCCGATACGTCCTCGTGGCCCacctgatgatggacaccttcTCAGTGAAATGCCTGGATGCCAGCTTCAGTAACTACGTTAGAGACATGACTAACACATCCTGGGATGGGCCTGCTGCTGGGGGAG GGAGACAGTGGGTCTACCAGACCTGCAGCGAATTTGGATTCTACCAGAGCacagattcaccgaaccagccTTTCATCGGCTTCCCGCTTGT TTATCATGTCAAACAGTGTGCAGACTTCTATAACATCAGCACTGAGCAGGTAGCAGAGGCTGTCGCTCAGACCAATGAGTACTATGGCGGATATGAAATCCGCTCCAGCAGGATAGTTTTCCCAAACGGCTCCATTGATCCATGGCATGCCCTGGGAATCACCCGAGACATCACTGCTGACCTCCCTGCTGTATTCATCAAag GAACGGCTCACTGTGCCAATATGTACCCAGCCCGAAGCGAGGATCTCCCACAGCTCTCTCTGGCTCGAGACCACATCTTCGTACTCCTGCAGCAGTGGCTGAAGCAGTGA
- the serpine2 gene encoding glia-derived nexin: MKQTSLFCLLALVTLYGCECVLSPVASYGERGSDLGIQVFQQVVQTKPLENVVLSPHGVASILGMLLPGAHGETRKQILNSLRYKRNGLYKMLKKLHKALTSRSNQDVVMIANAMFSQTGFPMERSFVAANKGNFQCESRSLDFSSPYTAADEINNWVNNKTKGHIPSLIRADMLDSALTRLVAVNAIYFKGLWKSCFQPENTKQRPFNGADGTVYKVPMMSQLSIFNIGMASTPQGLNYRVIELPYHGNNISMLIVVPFDEDTSLSQVIPHISTATVQNWTKLMNMRKIRLLIPKFTAEAEIDLEAPLSKLGISDMFSQGKADFRHLCAEPVYVSKALQKAKIIVNEDGTKAAAATTAILLARSSPPWITVDRPFLFLIRHIQTGTVLFMGQINKP; the protein is encoded by the exons ATGAAGCAGACTTCCTTATTTTGCCTTCTTGCACTGGTGACCCTGTATggctgtgagtgtgtgctgtCACCCGTTGCATCCTACGGAGAACGGGGCTCTGATCTCGGCATACAGGTGTTTCAACAAGTTGTTCAAACCAAGCCCCTAGAAAATGTGGTGCTTTCCCCCCACGGAGTGGCTTCCATCCTCGGCATGCTCCTTCCTGGAGCCCATGGAGAAACACGGAAGCAAATCCTCAACTCTCTGCGCTACAAGAGAAATG GGCTGTACAAGATGTTGAAGAAGCTGCACAAGGCCTTGACTTCCAGGTCCAACCAGGACGTGGTGATGATCGCCAATGCCATGTTCAGCCAGACAGGGTTCCCCATGGAGAGGAGCTTTGTGGCTGCCAACAAAGGCAACTTCCAGTGTGAGAGCAGGAGCCTGGACTTCAGCAGCCCCTACACAGCAGCTGATGAGATCAACAACTGGGTCAACAATAAGACTAAAG GTCACATTCCCAGCCTGATCAGAGCAGACATGCTGGATTCAGCTCTGACCCGTCTGGTCGCTGTTAATGCCATCTACTTCAAAGGCTTGTGGAAGTCGTGTTTCCAGCCCGAGAACACCAAGCAGAGGCCCTTCAATGGGGCTGATGGCACTGTTTATAAAGTCCCCATGATGTCCCAGCTGTCCATCTTCAATATAG GCATGGCCAGCACACCACAGGGCCTCAATTACCGGGTGATCGAGCTGCCATATCATGGCAACAACATCAGCATGCTGATCGTCGTGCCCTTTGATGAGGACACATCTTTGTCCCAAGTCATCCCTCACATCAGTACAGCCACAGTGCAGAACTGGACCAAGCTGATGAACATGAGGAAAATCCGCCTGCTCATCCCCAA GTTTACTGCAGAAGCAGAAATAGATCTGGAAGCTCCACTCTCAAAGCTGGGAATATCGGACATGTTCAGTCAAGGCAAAGCCGACTTCAGACACCTCT GTGCTGAACCCGTGTACGTATCCAAGGCACTCCAGAAAGCGAAAATCATTGTGAATGAAGATGGGACAAAAGCAGCAGCTGCCACCA CTGCTATTCTGCTGGCGCGGTCCTCTCCACCGTGGATTACTGTGGACAGAcctttcctcttcctcatcagaCACATCCAGACAG GTACCGTTCTCTTCATGGGTCAGATCAACAAGCCCTGA